The Halococcus saccharolyticus DSM 5350 genome window below encodes:
- a CDS encoding TIGR04347 family pseudo-SAM/SPASM protein: MISISKLLCDLDAEGDGLRYDAASESSKPQITDRKQQQPVVVWNLTKQCNLYCSHCYAAADTETAQGELTTEEGKRLLDDLAEYAVPVVLFSGGEPLVRDDLNELIRYADSRGIRPVLSTNGTLITPEGARNLREAGLEYAGISVDGLPERNDAFRGQDGAFDAAVRGIRACLDAGLKTGLRYTITKQNAGDLSGVIDLLHDEGVNRFCFYHLDYGGRGADIVDLDLPPEEKRAAVKRLCDLTRRYYDQDEEIETLLVGNYADAAYLVEYARQYLSESKAERIYDYLRRNGGDPTGERVADIDYQGNVHLTQFWQNYSLGNVRDRPFSAIWEDESNPLLKALRNREQRLSGQCARCQYQNICRGASRLRALAVHDDPFAPDPQCYLTDGEIASNA, encoded by the coding sequence GTGATTTCGATCAGCAAACTCCTCTGTGACCTCGACGCAGAGGGCGACGGTCTTCGATACGATGCTGCCAGCGAATCTTCAAAGCCCCAGATCACCGATCGCAAGCAACAGCAGCCGGTCGTCGTCTGGAACCTCACCAAGCAGTGCAATCTCTATTGCTCCCACTGCTATGCGGCCGCCGATACTGAAACCGCGCAGGGCGAACTCACTACTGAAGAAGGTAAACGCCTACTGGATGACCTCGCCGAGTATGCGGTTCCAGTAGTGTTGTTTTCCGGTGGAGAACCCCTCGTCCGCGACGATCTGAACGAACTGATCAGGTATGCCGATTCGAGAGGTATCCGTCCTGTTCTCTCGACAAACGGCACGCTAATCACCCCCGAAGGCGCTCGGAACCTGCGTGAGGCGGGGCTCGAGTATGCTGGAATCTCGGTTGATGGACTCCCCGAACGAAACGATGCGTTCCGTGGACAGGACGGTGCATTCGATGCTGCTGTTCGCGGGATTAGAGCGTGTCTCGACGCCGGACTCAAGACTGGGCTTCGGTACACGATCACCAAGCAGAATGCAGGTGATCTCTCCGGTGTCATTGATCTCCTCCACGACGAAGGCGTCAATCGGTTCTGCTTCTATCACCTCGATTACGGTGGCCGTGGTGCGGACATCGTCGACCTCGATCTCCCCCCAGAAGAGAAGCGGGCTGCCGTGAAGCGACTCTGTGATCTCACTCGAAGGTACTACGACCAAGACGAGGAGATCGAGACGCTACTCGTCGGTAACTACGCGGATGCTGCCTATCTCGTGGAATACGCGCGTCAGTATCTGAGTGAGTCCAAAGCTGAACGAATATACGACTACCTCCGCCGGAATGGGGGCGATCCAACTGGCGAGCGTGTCGCCGACATCGACTACCAGGGTAACGTCCATCTCACACAGTTCTGGCAGAACTATAGCCTCGGAAACGTCCGTGATCGCCCATTCAGTGCTATCTGGGAAGACGAATCAAACCCTCTGTTGAAGGCGTTGCGTAACCGAGAGCAGCGATTATCAGGTCAATGTGCCCGATGCCAGTATCAGAACATTTGTCGCGGGGCGTCACGTCTCCGCGCGCTCGCCGTTCACGACGACCCGTTCGCGCCTGATCCGCAGTGTTATCTCACAGACGGTGAAATCGCCTCGAATGCATAA
- a CDS encoding Htur_1727 family rSAM-partnered candidate RiPP encodes MVEKSKQYRVGDQPRDAVEQEWEIFIRNEKTDPLRHTGSISAPTADVAHIQATKLFRWYATDIWLCPASDVRRYSTYTLDEQADSVSPDEEGEKRSHEA; translated from the coding sequence ATGGTTGAGAAATCGAAACAGTACCGTGTCGGTGATCAGCCCCGCGATGCGGTCGAACAGGAGTGGGAGATTTTCATTCGGAATGAGAAGACTGACCCATTACGGCATACAGGCAGCATTTCCGCTCCGACAGCCGATGTTGCTCACATACAGGCGACAAAGCTGTTCAGGTGGTATGCGACCGATATTTGGCTGTGTCCAGCATCCGACGTTCGACGATATTCCACATACACGCTCGATGAACAAGCCGATTCAGTCAGCCCCGATGAAGAAGGTGAAAAGCGGAGCCACGAAGCGTGA
- a CDS encoding glutamyl-tRNA reductase encodes MTQSTENSVQSRRNHASGRPVDPDPSRERAIEHIHAHAERIKQRELETAFTKLGNQGNLTESQREIIADMADTLVTELVAPPTQSLRNARSEDRSDVQTALKLFDPDSLSNGE; translated from the coding sequence ATGACCCAAAGTACCGAGAACAGTGTTCAGAGCCGTCGGAATCACGCATCAGGACGACCAGTGGATCCAGATCCCTCACGAGAGCGAGCTATCGAGCACATTCACGCTCACGCAGAACGGATCAAGCAGCGGGAACTCGAGACAGCTTTCACGAAGCTAGGAAATCAGGGAAACCTCACTGAATCGCAGCGCGAGATCATCGCCGACATGGCGGACACGCTCGTTACTGAGTTGGTGGCTCCGCCGACGCAATCACTTCGAAACGCTCGGTCCGAGGACCGATCTGACGTTCAGACAGCGCTGAAGTTGTTTGATCCGGATTCACTATCAAATGGAGAATAA
- a CDS encoding Rrf2 family transcriptional regulator, with the protein MSSIELTDSQKKVLQTLVDLYRESETAIKGESVAEMIDRKPGTIRNQMQSLKALQLVKGVSGPKGGYKPTANAYNALDIQEMDEPASVPLTLNDERIETVNVQEIDFLSVHHPEKCRAEIHIQGSTEDFQDGDTVTVGPTPKSRLAITGRIDGIVDTDNILVLDTESMDAPVDN; encoded by the coding sequence ATGTCATCAATCGAACTAACGGACAGCCAGAAGAAGGTCCTCCAGACACTGGTCGATCTCTACCGCGAGAGTGAAACCGCGATCAAAGGCGAATCCGTCGCGGAGATGATCGATCGCAAGCCCGGCACGATCCGCAATCAGATGCAGAGCCTCAAAGCACTTCAGCTCGTCAAGGGCGTTTCGGGCCCCAAAGGAGGGTATAAACCGACCGCGAACGCCTACAACGCGCTCGATATCCAGGAGATGGACGAACCTGCATCCGTCCCGCTCACCCTCAATGACGAGCGTATTGAGACCGTGAACGTCCAGGAGATCGATTTCCTCAGCGTCCATCACCCTGAGAAGTGTCGCGCGGAGATTCACATTCAAGGGTCGACGGAGGACTTTCAAGACGGTGATACTGTTACCGTAGGACCGACCCCGAAATCGCGTCTCGCCATTACCGGACGGATCGATGGTATTGTCGATACTGACAACATCCTGGTGCTTGACACCGAGAGCATGGATGCACCTGTCGACAACTGA